In Thiospirochaeta perfilievii, a single window of DNA contains:
- the cmoA gene encoding carboxy-S-adenosyl-L-methionine synthase CmoA yields the protein MAKIDKVFSNPLGEIPPFTFNEKVAHVFDDMAERSIPFYREVQKMITDLSLTFFQEGSKIYDLGCSTATTSALVYQGLIDRGVTDFTIKGIDNSEAMCEEARIKLDSLGASKDHVSISLGDFLQEEIHDASVVIMNYTLQFTDPLKREAIIKKIYNGLRHNGILLVSDKLLQTNTDISRTFIDKYYNMKRLNGYSELEISQKREALENVLIPYTLEEETALFTQCGFKGVDAFFSWYNFTSFICIKK from the coding sequence ATGGCAAAAATTGATAAGGTTTTTAGTAACCCCCTAGGAGAAATCCCTCCATTTACATTTAATGAAAAAGTAGCCCATGTTTTTGATGATATGGCAGAGAGATCTATTCCCTTCTATAGGGAAGTACAAAAGATGATAACTGACTTATCCCTTACTTTTTTTCAGGAGGGCTCTAAAATTTACGATCTAGGTTGTAGTACTGCAACAACTTCAGCCCTAGTTTATCAAGGGCTTATAGATAGAGGTGTAACTGATTTTACAATAAAGGGTATTGATAACTCAGAGGCAATGTGTGAAGAAGCTAGAATTAAACTAGATAGCTTAGGTGCTTCTAAGGATCATGTCTCTATATCTTTAGGGGATTTTTTACAGGAAGAGATACATGATGCTTCTGTTGTAATTATGAATTATACCCTACAGTTTACCGATCCTCTAAAGAGGGAAGCTATAATTAAAAAGATTTATAATGGTCTACGTCACAATGGGATCTTGCTTGTAAGTGATAAACTTTTACAGACAAACACAGATATTAGTAGAACTTTTATTGATAAATATTACAACATGAAAAGATTAAATGGTTATAGTGAGTTAGAGATTTCCCAAAAAAGAGAAGCTTTGGAGAATGTTTTAATTCCTTATACCCTAGAGGAAGAGACTGCTCTTTTTACCCAGTGTGGTTTTAAGGGTGTTGATGCCTTTTTCTCTTGGTATAATTTTACATCATTTATCTGTATAAAGAAGTAG